Below is a window of Myxococcales bacterium DNA.
TTCGCGTCGTCCATCGCCGCGTCCCCGTCTGCGGCGGTCGCGGCCTCCGCCGACCCGTCGGACAGCTTGGGCGGGAACTTCAGCCGTCCGCCCTTCTTCATGGGCTTGGCGACGCATGAGCCGCTGTCGCAACCTGCGCACTGGCACGCGGCCTCGAACGAGTCGAAGCAAAATGTCTGGACCAAGTATGCGCAGGGTCCCGCGTCAAACGAGACGTTGAGCGCGCACGGGCCCGGTAGCTCGGCGGGGAGGCACGCCAGAACAGCCCCGTAGAGACCGCACCCGTGCTCGCAATACTGCCACGAGGAAGCGCTGCACTGCTCACCGACGGCGGCAGAGTGGACCAGCGCGCCATCCATGCAGGTCGTCTCCGGGCACGAGAACGCATCGGGCGCCGACTCCGGCTGCGGACCGTCATCGAAGCCCACCTCGGCCGAATCGATCGGCGCGTTCTCGGCGGGGCCGTCGGAAGCATCCGACCCCGCTTCGAAGGTCGCATGGGGCTCGCCCTTCGGCGCCGCGGGGGAGTGGCCGACCGCTCCACCATCGTCGTCATTGCTGGCCGCGACCCCGCACGCAGCGACGAGCGCCGCGCCGACAAGCGCTCGCGAACCGGCGCGCAGACCCGCTCCGAGCTCAGCAAGTGTCGTTGGAAGCCGAGCGAACCCCATTACAGAGGATGCTACGCGCGCCATGCCCGACGGTCCAACGCCTCCGCGGCCGCCGCATCGGCCGAATTTTCGGGCGCGGTCTTGGCGTCAGTCCGGGCCGGCCTCCGAATTGCTGTCCGGTGCGGCATCCGCTCCGCCGTCGGGGCACGGGTCGAAGACGCTGTCGTAACTCCCAGCGTGGCACTCGGCGCTGCCAATCCAGCCGCAGCTCGCAGTGAAGCTGCAGTACGTTGGGCTCGAGTGCGGGCAGCTATCCCCCAGCTTCGGTAGTGGGGTGCTCTTGGCTGGGCAGGACGGCACGATGTCGCACGGGAGGCCCACCTTCACCCATTGCCCGTTCGCGCATGCGAACGTGTAACCACACGAGCCGCCGTATTCGCATCGGAGCTCGGGATCTGCGCTGCAGGCTCCCGACGGGAAGTCCGTTGGGCAGGTGTTCGCGTTCGACCGATCGTTTCCACACCCCATCGCTGCCGCCAGGCCCGCAACGCTCCACGCAATGGAGCGGAGAGCGAGGCGCGTCGTGAGCATCGACATACGCCAGAAGCCTAGCAGCCAAAGGCGGCGTCATGCCCGTCGGCGATCGTCAGGGCACTCCGCAGTACGACGTGAGCTGCGGCGCATTCCACGGCTTGCAGGCGTAACCCGAGGGGCAGGCGCTCGGACTGAGGTAGCACATCACCCGCTTGCCAAGCGCGTACTGGCAGCTCGCGGCGCTCTCGCACTTCATCGTCGTGAACTGCGTGAGGGTAGAGTTGAGCGTGCCGCAGCACACCTCGCCACCAGAGCAATCCTCGGGACCGTTGCAGTAGATCTTCACGCTGCCCGGGTAACACTGATCACTGGGAGTGACGCAGCCCATGAGCCACTGCGTTCCCGTAGCTGGCTTCGTCGCGCAGCAGTAGTCGCCCGCAGCGAGTTGGCAGAGTTGCTCGAATCCGCAAGAAACGGCCTTGGGCTCGCAGAGCGAGGCGTAGTCATCGCAGCACTTCGTCATCGTACAATTCGAGTTGCAGTGGCAGGTCGTGCCTGGAGGCGAATAGGCCTCGCCGCAATGTCCCGCGCACAAGCTCCCCGTGCCGGAGCTGCCGCCTCCGCCTCCAGGAGCGCCTCCGCCACCCGGGCTGCCTCCGCCGCCAGGAGCGCCTCCACTCGGCGAACCGCCACCGCTCGGGGAGCCACCGCCTCCCGGCGTGCCCCCGCTCGCTGACGCGCCTCCGGTCGCCGCGCCTCCGCCACCCGTGGCGCCACCCGGAGCGCCTCCACCAGAGGGCGAACCGCCGCTCGAGCCCCCGCTCGCGCCCGCAGTTCCCCCTCCGCCGCTGCCAGCCGCGGGCGTCCCACCGCTGGACGTGGTCCCGCCGCCTTGTGCGGCGTCGACTCCGGCACCGCCGCCGGAACCGAACAGCTTCTCCTCCGCGCTGTCACCGCACGCAACGGGCGCGACGAACGGGAGAAACGTCACGGTCACCAATGCCACCCACGCACGCACCCTCGTCATTCGCGCTCTCCCTTGGGAGTACATACCGGAAGTCGGCTTCGCCGGCGAGCCAGTTGGGCGGCTCGCACGCGCGTACATCAAGCTCGCGCGCTGCGGACCCGCCTCGCAGCATGGGGTTCCCCCATAGCGTGATCCGGTCGATCGTCGCGACGTGGCGACTGGCAGCGCCGGACCGAGCGTCCCGCTACGGCGGGCAGAACCCGTAGGTGTCTGCGCCGATCTGAACCTTCTTCGTCGCCGGCTCGGTGCACCCGGCGCAGTCGTTCTTGCCGATGCGGCACCACCTCAAGCAGCCATACTGCGGCGTGCATCCGTAGCCTGGCAGGCAGTCCGTCGCGTCGCTGCAGTAGCCAGCGCCGGAGCCGGCGCCCGAGCAGTCCGAGCAGACGACCGCACCGCCAACGTCGCACGCACCATCACAGTTGGCGCCTGGGCCGCAGACCGCTTCAGGGTTGCTGAGGGAGCATCCCGCGCTGCAGAACAGCTTCCCCTCGAAGTTCAGCAGGCAGACTTGGCCGTCGCTGCCGCAGAGTGCGCCATTCACGCTGCACGTCTTGTGACAGGTGTTGGCGGTTCCTACACCCTTCGAAGTGCACTCGTATCCCGCCGGGCACTTGTCAGTGTCGGGGTTGCAGGGGTGGTTTGCCGGCACGATCCCGCCGGACGTGCCTGCGCCGCCGTCACTGTTGCCCTTCAGATCCCGATCCTCCGGCCCGCACGCCGCCGCACCGACCGCCACCAGCGTCATCAGGACCGAGCATTGCCGCAACAATCTGCTGCCTACCATGTTCCCTCCGCTGACAAGCCGACCGCCCGGGTCGCGACACTCGCGCGCACGCGCAGTCCGCCCGACTTCTGCTCAGGCGCCGTGAGCAACAGCACCACGCCGCCGACCACCGCTACTGCCCCGACTCCAAACGCTGCGTTCGAGATCCGCGCGTCTCTTCTCGCGGCATCTTGATCCGCCCGCGCTTTGACCAGGTCTCCGCACCCGTAGGTCCCGTCAGGCCGCACGGGACATTCATCCTTGACTCGCTGGTCGGCGGCCTGCCACTGAACGAGCTCGAAGACGCCGACGCCCAGTCCCACCGCTCCCGCGCCCATGAGGACCCAGCCGAGCGTTCGCTGCGTTGCGCCTCGCGGTGGCCCGTCGTCGCGGGCCGGCGCCATCGCGAGAAGCGCTCGCGGCGGAGGCGCTGGAGACGTTTCCGCGGCCGGTGTCGCGACGGCTTCGCCAGCGCTGACTTCGAGCGTCTTGGCCTCTCCTTCCGCCAGCGTCGCGGCGTAACGGCGCTCGGAATATCCGGGCGCGGTGACAATCACCTCGTGCGGGCCGACGTTTGCCGGCAACGCCGTGCCCAGCGCGCCCATGCCGAGGAGCACGCCATCTCGCGTCACAGTCACCCCCGGCGGGGCTCCCGGCGCGAGCTTGATCGTGAGCTTGGGCGCCCGCCGCTCGATCGTGGCGATCTGCGCCTTCAGGGGCTCGATGCGCTTGTCGCCCGGCTGAAGCATGTCGAGCGCCTCGCGGTGCGCCTGAAGGGCATCGGCGAGCTTGCCGAGCTTTTCGAGACAGTCGCCGAGGTTGATCGCGGTCCCTGCGGCGGGGTCGAGACGCTGGCTGTCCGCGAGCTTCGGGCAGGCCGAGACGTAGTCGCCCTGCTTCATCAGCGCGCGCGCCTCGCGGAACAGCGCGTCCGCGGTTGCGGGGTCCCGCGTCTGCGCACGCGCGCCCGGAGCGACAAGCAATGAGGTGGCTAACGCGACCACCGAGAGCCGCTTCCTCACTTGCGCTGTTCCTTCCAGTCCGGCGCGGGGAGCTCGGGCGGTGCGGCGCTGGCGGTCGCGCTCGGCCTCGCGCCGGGGGACGGCTTCGGCACCGTCACCGATGGAGCCCGCGCCGACTCGCTCGGTGCGACGGAAGGGGCAGGCGTAGGTGAGGGTGGAGCGGCTGCGGCGGCGGTGGCCGGGGAGAGCGCTGGTGCCGACCCGGACGACTCTGCGAACGCCGGTGCCGATTCGGCCGCTCCACGCCAGTTGGCGATGCGTACGGTGACGAATATGGCGAACGCGATCACGCCAGCGACGGTGACCGCAGCAGCGACGATCACCGGTTTCGGAAGGGACGTCAGCGTTCGCAGCGGAGCGCCCGTTCTTCCGGAGCTGACGGCCGCGCCCGTACCGCCGACTCCACCGGGGAAGATGTTGGCGAGCGCCGACGGCAAGGTCCGGTTCGGCACGACGTCCGGCACGACGATCGGCGGCTGCGTGGAGATTGGGGCGCCGTGAATGCGGTGGTAGGCGCGGCGGATTGCGTCCTGCATGGCGCGCGCGTCGGGCCAGCGCTGCGCCTTGTCGAACATCAGCGCGCGGTCGACGATCGCCCCGACCGGTTCGGGCACCGACGGCTGCGCGGCACGAAGTTGGGGCGCGGGCTTGGTCATCGCGGCCAGGAGTACCTCGTTGGTCGTTCGCCCTTCGTGAACGACACGGCCGGACAACATGCAGTACATCGCCGCGCCCACGGACCAGAGGTCACTCTGAGCATCCACCTCGTCCCAAAGACCGCGCGCGTGCTCCGGCGCCATGAACGCTGGCGTGCCCATGGTGGTGCCGGTGCGCGTGGCCGTGCTTGGCGTCGAGAGCTCTCGCAGGCGCGCGATGCCGAAGTCGAGGACCTTCACCGCGCCTGTGCGCGTCAGGAAGACGTTCTCCGGCTTGATATCGCGGTGGACGATGCCCTTCTCGTGGGCCTGGGCCAGGACATCTAGAACTTGATCTGCCGCGGAGAGCACCTCGTCCACGTCGAGGGTTCCACCCAGTCGCACCCGACGATCCTCGAGTGACTCGCCATCGAGCAGCTCCATGACCAGGAACATCGACCCGTCTTCAGCGGTGTCGTCGTCGGTTACGCGAACTGCGCCCGGATGGTCGATGCGGTTGGCGACGTACCCCTCCTTCAGGAACCGCGACCGGATCGAGGGGTGAGAGACCAACTCGGGGTGGAGGACCTTCACCGCGGCTCTCGTGCCGTTGCGGTGCGTGGCCGCGTACACCGCCGCCATGCCTCCGACGCCCAGCAGTGCATCGATGCGCCATTTCTCCCGCAAGACGGTCCCTACGCGGGTTTTGGCGCGCATGAGCGTCGGATCAATGGCCTGCGTTACCGAATCCACAGCGGTCTGATCGTCTCGCAGTATGACCTATCGTGCAACATGTGCTTGCACTGTCGGGCATTCACCGCTGGGGCATGCGCGGGTCACGCTCGGGTGCATGAAGCTGGGCGCGGAAATCAGGACCCGTCGCAAGGCGCTGGGCCTGACCCTCGATGACCTTGCGGAACGTTCGGGCCTCTCGCCGCACTACCTGTCGACGCTCGAGAACGAGCACCGTGATCCCCGGCTGTCCACCATCACCGCTGTGGCAAAAGCGCTCCGCGTGCCACTCGCCGAGCTCCTGGGCCCATCCGCCGCGCCCGCCGCGGCCCAGCGCATCGGTCCACTGTTCGAGCGCCTGCCGCCGGAGGCGCAGGAGGCCCTGGTCACCCTGGCGCAAATGCTGGTGGCAGCTCCGGGGCGGAAGGCCCGCGCGCGAGGGAAGCGGCCCTGACCGGCGGCGCGCCGAGCGCCCTCGGGCCCACGGCCCTGCGTCAAGAAACGTCGCCCCTGCGTCAGGGAAGGTCGCAGCTGCGACCGAATGAGACCCATGACCTCGAGGGCGGCTTCCGGTATTCTTCGGCGCACGGGTGAGGTGGGGCTTGGGGTCCGGGAACCGGAACAAAGCGCGCAACTCCCGCGGGTGAACGACCGATGGACGCACCGATGGACACCCCTCCCGACGGAACGCGGGTCAATCCGACTCAGCGAGCCGACGTCCCGGTCGCGATCATCGACGACGAAGAGCTGCACCGCAGAGCCATTGGCCGCCTGCTCCAGAACAAGGGTTTCTCCGTTCGAGACTTCGCGTGTCCCGATGAGGCATTGCGTTCTGGCGCCTTGTTCGGCTGCGAGCTGATTCTGCTCGACGTGATGCTTGGCCGAGAGAGCGGGATCGTCGCCTGCCGGCGCCTGCGGGAGCTGGGCTACTCGGGCGGGATCATCATGGTCAGTTGCCTGGGCCAGTCGGAGGTCAAGGCACAGGCGCTCGACGCTGGAGCTGACGACTAC
It encodes the following:
- a CDS encoding serine/threonine protein kinase codes for the protein MRAKTRVGTVLREKWRIDALLGVGGMAAVYAATHRNGTRAAVKVLHPELVSHPSIRSRFLKEGYVANRIDHPGAVRVTDDDTAEDGSMFLVMELLDGESLEDRRVRLGGTLDVDEVLSAADQVLDVLAQAHEKGIVHRDIKPENVFLTRTGAVKVLDFGIARLRELSTPSTATRTGTTMGTPAFMAPEHARGLWDEVDAQSDLWSVGAAMYCMLSGRVVHEGRTTNEVLLAAMTKPAPQLRAAQPSVPEPVGAIVDRALMFDKAQRWPDARAMQDAIRRAYHRIHGAPISTQPPIVVPDVVPNRTLPSALANIFPGGVGGTGAAVSSGRTGAPLRTLTSLPKPVIVAAAVTVAGVIAFAIFVTVRIANWRGAAESAPAFAESSGSAPALSPATAAAAAPPSPTPAPSVAPSESARAPSVTVPKPSPGARPSATASAAPPELPAPDWKEQRK
- a CDS encoding helix-turn-helix transcriptional regulator, with translation MKLGAEIRTRRKALGLTLDDLAERSGLSPHYLSTLENEHRDPRLSTITAVAKALRVPLAELLGPSAAPAAAQRIGPLFERLPPEAQEALVTLAQMLVAAPGRKARARGKRP